A segment of the Aptenodytes patagonicus chromosome 3, bAptPat1.pri.cur, whole genome shotgun sequence genome:
GCCAAGGGACCTTCTCCTTACAGCAGATGGAGGAAAGCCACGGCCCAAACCCCGTATTTAAAATGCTGATTCCCCGTCTAGTGAAACGGGGGAGTATTCAACAACCCCCAAACCACAGACTTCATCTTTAGGTCTTGGCTAAGCTCCTGTTTCAGAGATACCTCAGGACAACGGTATCACAGGTTAACCAGGAAAACAGGTGTTTCCAACTCCTCTTTTCTTATTCTCCCTGAACTGGAAGGGTGAAGTCTGTGCTGTAAAGAGTTACACAACTGCAGTGCTAAAGGGAACCAGGAGGACATCTACTtcatccctctgccccacagGGAGAACAACTTCACCAAATCAGCCCCAGCAGAAGTTGATTTAAGCTGTTCCTAAAACCCTGCGTCAAAGAGCAGCAAACTAAGGGCACAGTCCCTCTAGCTAACCTTCAAGCAAGCCCTTGCCATTTCTAGGCTTTCCTAGCTTGAAATTTCAACCCTAAATCTGAATGCCAGTTTAAATCTTCCCTACCAAAGCTCAACCCCATGATTTTCTCTTGCATCTACAGTGGACACAGAGAAGAAGCCATTCTCCTCCTCCATCATACAGAATTGTGCGTATTTCTAGACTTATCACCTCCCTACAGAAATCGCTTCCCTGGTCTAAGCAGCCCCAGCCTTTCAACCTTTTCTTAGGGGTCATTTGTCTACTTGGTCTCTTCTAGACTCTCTCCCCTGTTCCCAAGCATGTTGCCAAACCTGGACAACGACACGTAGGTATAAAGTAGAGAGGCATAATTGCCTCCCCTGCCTTATATATAAACCCTCCCACAAGCACAGCTAAAGGCAGCAGGTGCATTTTTACAACAGTCCCACATCGCCATCTGTGAACCCTGATCTCCAgcatgctgctgcctccctccccacgtGGCTCAGAGCCATCTGCAAACGTTACACACTCTGTGTCACCTTCCAGGCTATCAATACGAAGGCGAACAAACCGCAAAGTCAGGACTGCCTTCCCTGGACGTGCCCTTTCAGGCTGACAGGGACCTTGCAACAGTAATATTTCACCTGAAGTTGTGCAAAACCTTCTAGACATCGGCCCTAGCCCGTATTTCCCTGGGCTTCCTAGGAGGACATCCCATGGGACAAACAATGAGCCTTCCTCAAGTCCAGACGCAACGTGTCCCATTTCTACCGTGCAGCCCGGGAAGCAACGCACGACAACTAGCAGGGAAGGTGGCAGCGGCGGCAGGGCTctctgctgagcagaggaggCTGAGTGATGCTGGGCAAAGCCAAACCTGACAGCCTTAGGAGCAACGCCGGGGCTGCCGTCCAGGGGACCAGCAGGATTGCAGAGACTCACAGATGCACTGCTTTGTTGACACCGCTGCTCGCAGAGGATGCAGTGGATTAAAAGGTATCTGTATCTCGGGGAAGCCACGGCTACGAGGTCTGGATCTGCAGTGAGAGCTCCTGGTGCTCGTTCAGCCAGCGGtgtgccagggctgtgctctTCCACTGCATGCCCTCCTACCTGAGTAAGGGCAAACTCATGATAGTTCTCACACCAAGTGGACTTCATGGGCATTAGAGAAATCACGGGTCTATGGCTAGATGTCAGAGGAAAAAGCTCACACCTCCTAGGACAAGGACCCTGACAAAGGAAGAAATCAAGCTGATCTGAAATGATCTGGTGTCAGGACACTCACACTATTTGGTCCTCCTACCAATCATGATGCCAAGAAGTAGCAAACCCCTCGACCTTCCCAGGTGCTTCACACGTCCTAGAGCTACAGTTCATGTGCTACAGACCTCTGAGAGCCAAGGGCAGATGGACACTGTGGTGTAGGACCGATGgagaggagagaacagcagctccatcaccctgTTGACACGGGGCTGGACTGTGCACGCTGAAGAGCTGAGATGACCAGATACCAGCTGCAGCTTTCATACCGTCTAGCTGCCCCACAGAGCCAGCTACACACAGAAAAGCCCAGGGAGATCTGTTCCACTGCCTCCCCACATGGCACACGCCAGCCTTTTCTGTACCTGCACATCGTTCTCCAGCTGGATCTTCATGCTGTTATactcctcctcatcctccaccCGCAGCTGATTCAGCTGTTTCTCAAACTCTTCCACCTTCCTCATACGGGCATGCAGGTATTCCAGCTACGGGCAAAAGGAGAACGTCATCTATCAACGGTGACAGCTTCCTCCCGCGATCACAGCTCCTTTGGCTAGCCCAAAGCAAGGTCATACATGTATAATgcccctgcagagcaggctgaAAAACGGCCCCTTTACCCCCCACACTCCTGAGGAACCAGCTGTCTTTGTGCACACGTGTCTTTCAAGGCAGCCCAATGGAGAGAGCAGCACTGGTCCTGGCAGCctttggcccctcactacaagaaagacactgaggtgctggagcgtgtccagagaagggcaacgaagccggtgaagggtctagagcacaagtctgatgaggagcggctgagggaactgggcttgtttagcctggagaaaaggaggctgaggggagacctcatcgctctctacaactccctgaaaggaggttgtagcgaggtgggggtcggtctcttctcccaaggaacaagcgataggacgagaggaaatggcctcaagttgcgccaggggaggtttaggttggatattaggaaaaatctcttcaccgaaagggctgtcaggcattggaacaggctgcccagggaagtggtggagtcaccatccctggacgtgtttaaaagatgtgtagacgtggcatgtagggacatggtttagtggtggacttggcagtgttaggttaacggttggactcgatgatcttaagggtcttttccaacctaaatgattctatgattctatgattctaaatttcACACGGACCCTACCTCCTGGGCATTGTGGGCTTGGATGGCTTCCTCCCACTTCTTCCTGTTGTTGTCCAGCAGCTCTCGCCGTTCGAGCTCAAAAGCTTTCTGTGAAGGAGACAGAGCCCTTCACCATCACGTTGGCACCTCTCATTACCAGCCTTACACTAGTCCAGGCCAGCAGCCTCCAGGAGAGGATTGGCTGTGGAATGGTGCCACTCTCCGACGAACACACACTGGCCTGATCTCCCCTCTCCACACCCGGACCCCGCTGGCAGGGACCTCACACTGGGACCCCACGGGGACTGCTGCTATCAGCCACCCAAAGCCGGGAGGGGTGCTCTTGGTGGTGGGTAGCTCTGTGAGTTAACTGGAAATCGTTGCTGGATGATTAGCAGCGGAGCTTGGTCAGGCAGCCACCCGATTCCACCTAACAAGACATCAAATGGGGAGAGATGCCCTCACTCAGCACCAAATGCAGGTTTGATCCGCGAGGTGGGACTTTGTGCTCTGCAGAAGGTAAGGCTAAAGAACCACAGTGGTCCCTTCTGGCTTTTAGAGAGACGAATAATCAGCCGTCAAACAGCAACAGCTTTCACGTGCTACTGAGTCGCTCTGCACTGAAGCACAGTCGTTCACAGCGTGGTATAAACCAGCCCCTCAGCACTCAGCACCATTCAGTGCTCTTGCTTGGCCAGATTTCAGCCTCGTTCACCGAGACGTCAGCCCTGCTGCTCTGGACAGTAGTCAACCCAGCCAGTGCAACGAGCCTGAGGCCTTTTTGCCATAGATATGGAGAAGCAAGTGGCTGCAGGTTTTCTCATGGGACTCTTCCGCCACCCTGTGAACTGGTTACCTCAATCTGCAGGAGTTTGTGACGGTAAGTTTTCAGCATGATCCTGATCTGTTCCTCCATTCTCTCCAAAAGCAGGTGGATATCGTCCGACTGCTTCTTAATGGCCTGCACGTATTGCTCgtctttgtttttcagctcctggaggaggagagcagatgCTGAAATCAGAGAGAAGTATTTGACCAGGAATCCTCAGGGCCTAACTGAGAGGGTAAGACCCAGATGCTGCCTTTTCCAAAGGAGAAGAGGTGATGATTCCAAAGAGCCAGAGCAAAGAGCCAGAAAGTCAAGAAGTAGTTAGGAGGGAAGATGGGAGGAGAGACAGATCATCGCTGCCAAAAGGCCCAGGTGAGACGGAGTGGGAGGTGACATGCCTGCAGACACACCACTCCTTCTCTGGGGGCCAGGGAACCTGCTGTGGGGAAGGCTTTCTTCCGTCTACAAAAACACTCCCCCTCTCtgctcatttgccttttttttactgtgcaatCTGGGACCTGCCAGTTTGTCTTACTGCTACCGGTGCCCTGCGTGTCTGTCCTTTTACACTGAACAGTGCCAGGGCACCCCATCTCACCGTCCACACTGGGACACTGGCACTGCAGCTCCTGGCACAGTTTTGACCCGGACTAACTGACACTACATGGATCTCTGCAACGTACTGGTGAATTGAAGATCCAGACAGAGGGATGACTGAAGAGCCAGACAAGGATGACCGTTGCTTTAGAACAGCGTCCTCCAGAGCTTGAAGCCCCCCCGTCCTTCCTGGTTGTCCCTGCCTGGTCCCCACGCTACCTGCTGCAGGTCACCGATGAGCTTGTTCTTCTCCTCCAGAAGCAGCgcgcactgctgctgctgttggttcagcagctgccacagctccTGCGGGATCGTCATCTCCTTGGCCAAGGCCCACTTGGAGGCGATCTCCTCAAACTTGCACGTGCTAGACTTGGCTTCATTCTCCAGCTTCTCCACCctgcaggcagtaaggagcaCACGGCAAACgcggagctggggcagggcagcacgTGCTTCAGACGTGGTTCAGTGGCCCACGCTGCAGGAGCACTTTCCTGCATAACCCACTTTGCATTCCAAGTGGCATCAAGATATCAGTGGAGCAGCAGCTTTCTTGCAAGTGCTTGTTAGAGCATCACACAAGGGCAGAGCTGGCATCCTGCAGGCCCTTCTCTTCAGACAGGCATTTCCCCAGTTCTGCCCTTGCCCAGTGCTCTAACAACCGCTTACCTGGAGGAGGAAAGACTAAAGAGCTCAGCTCAAGCAGCAGTCACCTTTGCAAGGGGCACGAGTCCTTCTGCCAAGCAAGCTGTCTCTGGGCAAGAGGTGATGGACAAGCAGTGCCAAACAGCCTCCTGGCTACATCTAGACTTGGGAGTCAAACTGTCCGGAGACCACACTCCAGCTAAAGCCAAACAGCACTGAACAGCCCACATCCATACTACGAAactctttcctcttccaaacagAGGCACCATCCAACGTGCTCTGGGGATGGCCCTTGGCTCAGGCTGAACAGCGGCCACCACCGTTGCCACCCCCAAACCGGCTCTACGGGCAGTTCCTGGACACAGCACCTGGTTCCTTAATGAGATTCCCACTGGGAAACCAGCTGAGCAAGGGACACGGGTCTTGCTACAGCCAGCTTCCCATAAAATGTTCCTACAGTGCCCTCCAAAGGCAGTAGGAGCAAGGACTCAGCGTTTCCTAGCTGATCTCCGAGTCCTGGGGACAGGGCTGAAAGAGCCAGTCCCTTGGAGACTGCCCAGCTCCTCTGGTGAAGCAGGACGGGTTTGCCCAGGAAGGCACACAGAGAGGATCAGAGAATAATCGAGGCTGGAAGGGCTTCGGGAAATCACTGGCTCCCGGTCACAGCAGGATTAACTTCAATGTCAGAGCAGGTTGTGCAGGGCCTTGTCCAGGCATGTGCTGAGTATCTCCAGGGAGGAAGATCTCTACAACATCAGGGGCCCCTGACCCAGCATCTGACCACTCTCACCTCAAAGACCTTAATATCCAATTTCTCAAATTAGCACAGCCTCACCTTCTTCCCACTCCTCACACACAGCCTGATGTAGCTGTCCCAGCGCATTCCCATGGTGTGGCTAATAACTACCCCTATCTCCACGATCGGAGGGCAACCTCTGGAAACAGGCCATTTACTGAGCCACCTCTTAGCACAGGGTGGCACGTTCTCCACCACGGTGTCACCTCCAGGCTCAGGAGAGCTGCTCGGCAAGCCAGAAGCAAGGGCAGCTGCGCCTGTGCTTCTCAAGCAAGGAGACCACAAGTATACGTGGTACAGACTCCTGGTGAAAAGCTGAGAACCAGCTGTGTTTCTCACACTCTGGAGCTGAAGATGTGATGGGTCTGGAGGAGACTGGTAACCAGAGAGCCTGTAGGAGGAGATCGGTAACCAGGCAGTCCGTAGTACCGCAGTGCCACCTGGGGAAGCCACCGGCCTTGACCTGCAGAGCTCTGTAAAGATCCAGCTGTGGCAGGTGGGACCTGGAGGCTCTTTGTGTGcctaaattttccttttgaacatAAATTCAGTGTTGCCCTAACCGCTAAGCGTTCCTGGATGGCCAGGGTTAGGATGTCCCCCCAAAAGCTGCACCAACATCTGCgctgctccttcccagcagcacagacccaCCGCGCAGTCTCTTACCTCTgcagcttcagctctgcctcctctgccctcCTCTGTGTTTCCCTCAAGTCAGCAGCCACCTGGATATTTGTCACCAACTGCGCGCCATCAAAGAGCAGCTTGGCCAGCCTCTGTGAAGTAGGTGGTACACGTCTCGCACCCGGAGACCCGAGCTCTGGAGGAAGGGATACTGGAGCAAGTCTCGCTATGCCTGTCCAGGGTCTGGCTCCTTTCCCCATGCTGAGGTGCCTACGTGGACCCATAAGCCCCGTCTTCCCATGCTATGGCAGGGTTTGATGAGCGCTGCAAGGACCGCAATGAACCCGTGGGTCCTCCCTCTCCTGGAAAGCCCTGCAGGCCATCAGCACCAAGAGGAACGTGCTCAGAGCACCTTCTTGTTTTGCTTCCCCTGCGTGTGCGGATGGGGCTAGGGGACTGGGTTGGGGTTTGGATACACGGTGTCAGTCCCAGATCCTTCCAATCCATGGGCTGTTTGTCACAGGGACATCATATCCCCAGGATCCAGCCCAAGAATCACCCCCCAGCCAGTCCTGAGGAGTTTCTGTCCCTGCTTCTTCTCACATAAACGCTGCTGTGTGACACTAAGCACTGCACAAAGCTAAAAGGAGGGTAAAGCCAAATGTCTAGAGGTCAGGGACCCGAGAGGACCTTCCTGTCCTACTGCCGCACCTGCCTGCTCTCCTCAATTTGCTTATGGctccttctctgctcttcctcctcctcagccaccTTCGGCTCTGCATCTTCTCCAAGGGCCTCCCTGggcagaaagggggaaaagacGGAACATTTTGCACCACACCATCTTCCTATTGCTCGGAGATGGCCTTGGATCTGGGACCCCAGCCCAGACTGCATGGTTCAGCGCAGCACACtttgctctctcttcccctcGGCAGGTTTAGTCCCAGGCCAGGAGGTCCCCACAGACGcagaaaagaggcaggaaagggTGGGACAGCCTCCGCGAGGGAAAATGGGGTCCAGGCTTCCCTTTCTGGAGCTGGGAGTGCAGCCCAGGGCTGGTTACTCCcgcagcacagggctggggggaTCAGCCCCTGTTTGCTTCCcacagggaggagggcagggggcagAGGCTGTCTGGGGGCAGCCCTTAGGTGGCTGTGCGCCATGAAGGCAGCCAGCTTCTGTCTGGAGCCACTTCAGGGTTGGCACCGATCCCACGCTAATTCCTTGGGATCAGTCTAACCTAAAGGGAAAGCTCTGGGatcaggaaggagaaaacaagccTGTCTGGGTGGGAGTGGATGCAACTGACCTAGGTACAGTTTGGCCCCGTGGTTTGGTAACAGGATCCACAGGCACCTTGTTGTGGTTTACTCTCGGTTTGGAGAGGAGATGGTGGTTACCGCCACCGTTTtccccaggctgggggaagacGGGACCCTgacccagccccagctcaggagAGGGTGGCAGGGCACTGCCACTTCACGGTCTGGTCCCACCCAGCCTTGAGGGGCCTCTGAGGCTTGGGAGAGGACCCCAGTTCAGTCCTGCTTTGGGGAAAGGTGTGCCCCATTGCCGGTGAGTCCCAGTTTTGGGAACAACATCGGCCTGATCCAGGAGGCCACTGGCCTGCTGCTGATTTTGTCCAGGGGGGCAGAGGGCCCATGGCAGGGCAATATCTTGGGGAAGGGGGTATcgctgccccggtgctgggctggggacaggacagggatgtcCTTGACTTTGGGCTGAGCAGGGATTGGGAGGGGTGGTCCCTGGCCACCTGCCATTTGGCAGGGAGTGGGGAGTGTCTCTGACAGGTTCAGGATTCAGGGTGGTCCCTGACCCAAGGCCAGTTTGGGGAGAGGCCCTGGGTCCCGTGAAGGCTGGCACGGCCGTGTCGGGTCCCTGCCCCCTGCCAGTTCGTGGTAGGGGTCCTGGCCCCAGCGCCGGTGTGGGGCAGGGGATGttctgagccctggggagggtCTCTGAGCCTGTGCTGGTCCTGGGTGGGGGGTCAGGACTGGGTGCCAGTTTGGGGCGAGGGATCTGGAACTGGCACcggtttgggggtgggggcacCAACCCCAGTGCCAGTTTGGGGAAGAGGAGATCATCTGCGACCAGACAAGGGGTCTGGGGAGAAGGTGCAGGACTTGGTGCCGGtttggggcagggcgggggcctGGACCCGGCTCTGATTTAAGGGGAGCCGGCTGGGGGCGCAGCCCGCCGcaaccggggcaggggggggacgAGCCCAGTTTCTCACCGGCGCTTGGCATCGAGGCGGGCGGCATCGAGGCGGGCGGcgatgcggcggcggcgggcggcgatgcgctcctcggggccggggccggggccggggccggggtcgctgagggtcggggccggggcccgccagcccgccgccgccgccgccgcgcccgctcccCGGCTCATGCGGCCCCGTCCCGCCCGGAGAGGCAGctaccgcgcatgcgcgccgcggCTGGAGCGTCCCGGCGTCGCCTAGCAACGCCAACACAGCGCATGCGCAtcgccccctcccccgcggctccgcggctccgcggctccgcggctccgcgtcGCCCAGCAACGGCACGACCGCGCGTGCGCGCTGCCCCTTCCCGCTCCCGAGCGGCGCGCGCCACAGGGCGGCCGTtggtgcgcgcgcgcgcgcggggcgTCCGGCGCCCtgaggcgggggcggccgcgggcctgGCGCTGAGGGGAAAGAGCGAAAAAGGGGGGTCAAGGGCGACTTATTGGTGCTGAAAAACGGCGCCGGGGGCACTGTGAGATATTGCTGGGGTCCCGCGTCCTCTGCGCCGCactgctggtgctggctgggcctccTCTTCTGCATTCCTCCTGTGTGGGTCCCATTCGTGGCTTTAGTCCCGGAGAAATGGGGCTGGAGGATGGCGTCGATCCCGAGGCTGTGCATCCCTCACCGGGGCTGGTAGAGGTGCCCAGCTGGCCACCGCGGGGCACCCAGGCTGGGGGTCTCGGAGCCCTTTGCCCACTGGGGCCATGGCGGGTGCCCTCCCAGGGAGCTCAGCctcaggggaaggggagcgagagctggggctggagccgtGGGAGCGCTCCCGAAAGGCTCGTTGGAGGGACGTTCAGAAACAAGGATGAAGCAGGGACCTGGGAtggagcagctggggacatgccagCCCCCCCAGGGTGGGGACGAGGCACAGAGTGGCCCCAGTGCCTGTACCCACTGCCAGCACTGTCCCTGACACTCTCGTAGCCCTGGAGGTCACTGCCCCCCGTTCATGCAATAACTGAAGAGCTCTTGGGGATGTTTTAAGGATGCTACTGTTTTATTCTGATACAGGCTTAGTTTTGCCGCCGAGTTCTCCGCCAAGGTTCTCCGCCCCCGGGCTGTCCTTGTCGGGGGGGTCTGATGTAGTCCAGCAGCTCATGGACCTCCTCGAGTGTCTGTCTGGCCCCAAAACAGACACGTCTCCACATGCACGGTGCAGTTGATGggggggcagggctggcaggacctCTCCGGATATTTGTGCAGCTCATGGGGCAGCCACCAGCGGGACTGAGGgctgcttctgagcagggaaTCCCCAGTCACCTCTCTCAGTCATCTGCAGGCTGCGAGGGGCCGGGCGCCTTCCAGCCCGAGGAGAAAagggccagcccaggccaggggccgaggacagagaggggcgctggggccaccagtgggctctgtgggagggggtacggtgggtgtcagcagaaggcattgcccTGAAAGCTGCCATCCCTGCAGGGGTTTGCCATGGCCCTCCGCAAgccatccccccccttccccagcccccccaaccccatcccttcctcggcttcctcagggcatcagggctgaccccgg
Coding sequences within it:
- the LOC143158833 gene encoding LOW QUALITY PROTEIN: dynein regulatory complex protein 1-like (The sequence of the model RefSeq protein was modified relative to this genomic sequence to represent the inferred CDS: deleted 1 base in 1 codon), with product MHSLGIDAILQPHFSGTKATNGTHTGGMQKRRPSQHQQCGAEDAGPQQYLTVPPAPFFSTNKEALGEDAEPKVAEEEEEQRRSHKQIEESRQRLAKLLFDGAQLVTNIQVAADLRETQRRAEEAELKLQRVEKLENEAKSSTCKFEEIASKWALAKEMTIPQELWQLLNQQQQQCALLLEEKNKLIGDLQQELKNKDEQYVQAIKKQSDDIHLLLERMEEQIRIMLKTYRHKLLQIEKAFELERRELLDNNRKKWEEAIQAHNAQELEYLHARMRKVEEFEKQLNQLRVEDEEEYNSMKIQLENDVQNLERQLQQMKAVYQLNQEKLEYNLQVLKKQDEENTIIRSQQKRKLNRLHSLLNNLRTKLANQEKQFGEENQSLAADCERITGQCKEVQRRMRHFAVSDAEKFTEVWRMNEEEAKGLMRKARDADRIIHTQPLGLPWEEPRHWFLNNVGSLRHYKAKRMATKLAAEVLTESSCGGQEEEGSEKKEEVGSGEGGKGNTAKVEDRVTPLRNTSKKTAKRILELVSDESGFLIESKLLRPLRALGRHERTLMKLDSIFACSLCFHCRGVKERVDLQLEMEWQRLVPFRGAVGC